TGAAATGAGTTATGGGTTAGATGtatatatcaataataataagaGAGTAGTTATTTgcactttattttatttgatttatattctatttaataagtaacatttatttatacatTCTATTTAATAAGTAACACTTATTTATAAATAGAAtgtatataataaaaatgaagTTAAATAACAATTCTCTTAGGGTATGTTTGGTATGAGTAATAAGCAAATGATAGATTGATAAACCCATGTTTGTCTCATTTTTTATGAACCCAATTTATCAAGAAGTCCATGATAAAAAAACCTATTTGGGTGAAAAGACATCCCATTGTTTTGGGAGGCTTGCCAATCTAATtcctaaaatataacataaattactAATTTAGCTCCGAAAGTATCTACAAGCGAGATATAGAATTTTAAGAAGAGTGTTTTTTCTGGTACTTgagctttaatttattttgcatttactttttgtatattttgaaattaaaattaatgttttCTCAGGCACTTGGGCTTTAAAGTCGGGTTTTGAATTTGGGctcaatattaaaaatgagataaaatgcaaaatcatattaatttttattaaaaaaaaataaattgtcaGATAAATACATaatctataatttaaaattttataaaatatttatttattaacagCTGAACACACAGTTTTGAAAACACTGctacaaatatcattttatattcTAAATTGTCATAAATGCTAATTTAAGGTATTTTTTCTCAACAacataaaatgtaaaatttatcatactcattaaaatcttaccaaacaaaacATGTCTTATCACAACATATTATATAtctttaatttgaattttataattaatccAATTATTTATCATTTCCTACCCTCCAAAGATAGCCAAATAATAATACTATGTCACGGTTCAAATTGGACACTTGAAAGTTGGGGAGCATTTATTACAAATCTACAGGCAAAGTGGGGGGCCGGCAACCGTCGGCCGGTCCGAGAACCAATATCGGGATTATAATTTTCATTCCACCCTCCAAATATACCATATTCACAAATCAACCcatattttatcaaatattaacatattACTCCCAACTGAATTTATTGCATTTCTTTTCTCTCCCCACATTTATCTATAATATTATAGAATAACCTTACCATTTCCAGCTCATGAGTATCTTCCTCCTCCCTCCTCTGTTCTTTGTGCCACCAAAACAAAATATGAGTGCCAAAAtctagagaaaaaaaaattgcgaACGTACGAAGAATTGActgctgattttttttaaaaattttatgaagCCACTGAAAATCATCTTTCATTAAACTGGTATGTAAATGTTTTCTGTTTGCAAAATTAAAGCATTTATacaattttggaaatttttaaaattttctattgcATTATTCTCATACATTCAATGCTTATGTTTTCCTTAAATTCATTTATTAGCAATCTTTGCCATTTGTTCGGGAAAAAAATGAGTAAAAACAATCAGCCAAtgattttactgattttagcTTCTTTTTTTCCACTCATTTTGTgctttcaaattattattattcagcATTATTTGTTTTCTTTGGAGGGCTGATGCTTCTGCCTTCTTGGTTGAGTGGTTTAGTTTGAATCTCGTCTGTCAAGCTGATGTGACTAGAGTAATAGGAACATTATTGGCAAgctatttcaaataattagttaGCGTAGAATAATGATTATTATTCATCATAGGTTAATGCAACAGCATATTTCGTTGTAATGATATTCTCCTTCTTTGTGTTTTTAAATATATCTTTTTTCAAGTTTACAACTTTACATAAAGGTCACCTGTGTTTACCTTGCTGGACATGGACGCTTCAGAGATTGAGGAAAATTTACTCTCCATTGGTGAACCGAAGGTATGGAGTAGGATCATAAATGCAGaggatttgtttattttttgacCATGCCTTTTGAAATAATTTGGGGTTGATTACAGAATGATTTTATTTACAAGAATGTGGAAGCATTAAATGATACTTGGGTTCAAATTCTTATTTGATCTTAAATCTATCTCGCTGATCGCATAGAGCACTCATTTAATAGCATTCTCAGCAGGAACATCTCGATTTTTCATAGATGTGCAGTTTGCCAATTGGCAAATAAGTTTggggttttaatttttttatgtgctTTTTGTTagttcatttatttattatatattggaATGTTTTGGTGGGTTTTTTCACCTTAGCTGATACTCGTTGTTGGTGTAGTTACATGGTGAGATGTGCAAGAACCTAAGTTCCGTGTATGCAAAAGTGTTGGCGATATTCCCTGATCTAGAGGCGGCTCGACCAAGGAGCACATCTGGTATTCAAGCACTATGTGCTCTGCATATAGCACTTGAAAAGACCAAGAATTTTCTTCAGCATTGTGCAGAATGTAGTAAACTTTACTTGGTATGACTCATTCTTTTTCACTTCTGAACGATTTTTTTCTTatgcaccaaaaaaaaaaatacgaatttcGAAATGGTAGCTGGCACCACCTAATCTCCCATTTTTGtattttaccaaaatttatGGAGTCAACTCATGTTTGTGTTTAGTAAGAGTATGCAAATTTGTTAATCAATCCCTCCATCACATTTGGTTCGGCTTGATTCTTTGCCTTTTCTTTGTTAGGCAATAACTGGAGATTCAGTGGTAATGAAATTTGAGAAAGCACGATGTGCACTTGAAGATAGTTTAAAACGGGTTGAAGATATTGTTCCACCAGCTATTGGCAGTCAGGTGATTTTGAATTTGGTTCTTCTGTTAACTTAAATGTATTGGAGaagttttaattgatttttggtacaaattatatattaagttattagaaatttgtttgaattttaGTATTCTGTTTTTTTTCCAGATCGCAGAGATTTTGGGTGAACTTGGAAGGATCGAGTTTTCTCTTGATCCGATTGAGAAGCAAATAGGTGACGATATTATTAGATTGCTTCAACAAGGGAGAAATTTCAACAGTAACTCTTATGACAATGAGGAGCTTGAATCTTTTCATCAGGCTGCATCTAGGCTCGGTATCACCTCTTCAAGAGCAGCACTTAGAGAGAGAAGAGCTTTGAAGAAACATGTGGAAAGAGCTCGAGCTGATGACGACAAAAGGAAGGAGTCTATCATAGCTTATCTCATGCATCTCATGAGAAAGTACTCAAAGGTTTTCAGGGGCGAGTTTTCGGATGACTCACCAGGATCAACACCTTGCTCGCCTACTATCCACGGATCATTTGAAGATGGTAACATGCTTGGCTGTAATGGTTTTGCTTTTGATAGGCAGTTTTCGAAACTCTGTTCTTTCAATTTCAAGCCAAATTTCCGGAGATCAGATCAGATTCATGTGCCCCCTGAAGAGTTAAGGTGCCCTATATCTTTGCAACTTATGCATGATCCAGTTATCGTAGCTTCGGGGCAAACATATGAAAGGGTTTGTATAGAAAAATGGTTTAGTGACGGTCACAACACTTGTCCTAAAACTCAGCAGCAGCTCCCTCATCTTTCTTTGACTCCCAATTACTGTGTTAAAGGATTGGTGGCTAGTTGGTGTGAAAATAATAGGATTCCTGTTCCAGACGCTCCACCAGGATCACTTCATCTCAATTACTGGAGGCTAGTGTTATCCGAAAGTGACTCTGCAAACTCAAAATCGTTAGAAAGTTTCGATTTGTGTAAGTTCAAGGGTGTTAAGGTTAAACCTTTGAATGAAAGTGGTATCATTGAGGACGCTGAAGGAAATGAACTGGAAGCTACTTCTGTGCAAAAAGAGGATTGTGGAGATTACCATTCCTTCAAACAGTGTCACGATTTCTTGGCCGTCTTAGAGAAGGATGATGACTTGATGGAGAAATGCAAAGTGGTGGAGCAGATAAGGCACTTGTTAAAAGATGATGAAGAAGCCAGGATTTATATGGGGGCTAATGGTTTTGTAGAGGCATTGCTGCATTTCTTGGACTCTGCTGTCTCTTACAGGAATGGGATGGCTCAAGAAATAGGAGCAATGGCTCTCTTCAATCTTGCTGTAAATAATAAAAGGTATACAAACATCTGTATCGAATGATTTtgaaattcctttgataaaatCCGAACTCTTTAAAGAATCTTTCTACTCGTTTGGTTTtgaaattcctttgataaaatCCGAACTCTTTAAAGAATCTTTCTACTCGTTTGGTTGCTGAAATTTATTTGATACTGCAGAAAAAATTTATGAGCTATACATACAGTATTACTGTAGACGTTTATATAGCCTTTAAATCACATTTTATGAGCATCGTGTTTACGCAGTTTCCACTCTTTTCAGAAACAAAGAATTGTTATTGGCTTCAGGAGTGCTTCCAATATTGCAAAAAATGATAGCTAATACCGATTCTGTTGGAGCAACAACTGCCCTTTACCTAAATCTTTCCTGCCTCGAGGAGGCCAAAGCCATTATCGGGACTACACAGGAAGCTGTATATTTCTTGATCTCCATCCTTAAACTTGAAACAGATGAGCAATGTAAGATCGATGCCCTTCACACCCTATACAACATTTCCAGTCATTCAACCAATATCCCTCATCTTCTGGGAGCTGGTATCATTGATGACCTTCACAATCTTATCACACATCCCAGTGACCACTCTTCAACAGAGAAGTGCATTACCATGTTAATTTACTTAGCTTCGAGTAAATCTGCAAGAGATGAAATCATTGCCTCTCCTGGCCTTATTACCGGACTTGCTACTATCTTGGACATCGGTGAGCCCGTAGAACAAGAACAAGCTGCAGCCTGTCTTCTGATATTATGTAATACGAGCGACAAATGCTGTGAAATGGTTCTTCAAGAAGGGGCGATACCTTCATTAGTGTCGATTTCTGTAAATGGGACAGTTAGAGGTAAACAGAAAGCCCAGAAGCTTCTGATGTTATTTCGGGAGAAGCGACAACGAGTTCCTTCACCTGTTCCCAGTCGACCTATGCCCGAGAACAGTGAGATGGCTTTGCCTTCTCAAAATTCAAAGCCATTTTGCAAGTCAATCTCGAGGCGAAAAGTCGGTAAAACATTGAGTTTTTGGTGGAAGAACAAGAGCTTTTCTGTGTACCAGCGTTGAAAATTTTACTGCTTTGTCTAGACGGCTTCAGTTGTCTTCCCTTGTATATTATGCCTTTATTGCCTGCCTCGGCTTTTCTAGTATCACGATTCTCTTAGAAGAAGTGTACAGTCTACTTTAATCAACGGAGTATCTAGCATAGTTTGAAGTCCCTAGATCTttgttttcaagaaaatgtGGCTAAAATTAGGTGTGAATTTTTGGTTGTAAATCCTCTGGATTTTGTTCAGGGGCCGAGTTTCCATGAGCAGCTTGCATGATAAATGTCTCGTTTCCTCACCATTTCAAATATTCTGCTATACTTGGTGACAGTTGGTGTTGCTTATTCTTGCAATAACTATAAATCTATCACTTGTGCATGGGGTTTTGTGGTTAGATTCGTATCTAAGTCTtgaataatcaaaataaatacaaCTAAAAGCTAGCCAATTCATATTATGTAATAATATATTTGGACATACAAATCCTTGTTAGCCCCTAAAACATTTTGAGACGTTTGTCCTGAAATAAATTTCAGTGATTTATTTTCTGGATAAACCATGCATGGCTTCATCGATCACAATGCACAAAGTTAGAATACAACGGAGTTAAGTTGTCACAAAATCTACTAGCAAgacatctcaaatttttttttttatgttttataaaatatcgcaacatcttattaattatttttaaataaatttttattataaaacaattattatctaaaaatatacttatttttaaaacaacttataaaaattttgtttataaaatttCTATATTTATAAACACTTTTTATAATTACTCGTCAACGTCCAGAAATATGGCGACTGAGGTACAGGTAGTATCAATGAAATGCGATATCCCTCCACTCCAGCAGAACTCAGTTTAACACACACCGGATCCCTCACCCAATTCATCTTCTCCACGAGAGTGCACACAACCTCTTTCGGTGAATCGAATTCGATTCTGCAACTGAAAATGATTGAATCCTCCTCTTTACAACCAAACAATATGCTGATCGGAGTGTGACAGCTCCTCCCTCTCTTTATCAGAATTATCAACGCCATTTAATTGTATGTGCAGATCAAAAATTCTGGATTTCGATTCGTAATTTATATGCTATTTCGCTGCTTATCGTTCTAGTACCTATGCTTAAATCAAAACTTCCGCTCGGTAACCGTTTCAAGACTTTTCGTATGTTTTACGGTTTCGTTATGTATTTGATTGAatcttatttattttagttttctgtaaaaaaaaatttattttttatatttggttTGCTTGTTGGCAGCTTAGTTGATTTGCTTACGTTTGTTTATTCTTTCCGTTGGTTTCAATTTTCTTCTGCATGAATTTCGTATTTGAGCCTTTTCCCCCATTATTGACAATTTACCATTTCCTTGTTTGCTTTTGGAAATTCTTGTAATTAACATGGATCTAGGCTCAGGTATGTGATTAAAATCTTGTGTTTTTTTGCTAAGAATATATTGTTTCGGAAGGGTTTTGCTTTGCTGATGAATTGAACAAAATTATGTGTgctgttcttcttcttcttttttaccAGTTGATCTCATAACTTGATATCCATTTATTAAGCTCTTGAACATTAAATTTGGATGAACAAATTTTGTCCAAATTAATGGATCGATGTTTTTCTGGCAATACAATACGACTGATAAAGAGTTTGGTTTCCTACAATTTGAAATCTTTTAGTTGACGAGACATTTATATAGATTTGATTGACATAATTCCTGATTCTTATTATAAGTATTATTAGGCCTAATTGCACCAATGTAAATTGCATTATCGGCAGGTGTACCTGGCGATGGGAGGTGTTTGTTCCGGTCAGTGGTTCATGGTGCTTGTCTACGTGCAGGAAAGCCATCTCCAACAGAAAACCGTGAAAGGGAACTTGCAGATGAGCTTAGAGCAACAGTACAAAATCCTTTCTTTCTGTTCTGCTGTTTTGAAGGAATTCAGTTGCTTATATTATATTGCATAGTTTTACTTAGGATTCCTTGGTTCTGCAGGTCGCAGATGAATTTATCAAGAGGCGTGAAGATTCTGAATGGTATGATTTGATCGTTGGAAAATTCAAGGATTAGTTCTGAAAACTTCTGACCCTTTCACATTTGTCAGTTATGTATCCATTAACTTCGCATTTTAACTTCAGATAAGAGTAAGTTCAAATGTGAAACACTCGAAACATTTATGGGAATATGTTATCGAGCATGTTGTGTCTTGAGTATAGAATAGTAACTTCATACTGCTTATCCAATTCTTAAATGGGTAACACCTTCAATATATTTTATCCTCAGGTTTGTAGAAGGTGATTTTGATACTTATGTAACACAAATGCGACAGCCCCATGTATGGGGTGGGGAACCTGAGCTGCTCATGTCATCACATGTGTTACAGTACGTGCTCTCAGTGGTTTTTTGTTTGCATTTATATTTCCTTCTGTGCATGGTGAAAATTCGCCCATTTTAATCATCCCAAATGGTTATATTTGTCAATAAGAGCACTGAACAACAAACAATCATCCACATAATTCATTATATGAATTACGTGCCGATGACTATACTGTACTGCACTCGACCTTTtggtaaataataaataataataataatcataatggTTGCAACCCACTAATAATTGACAAAATGCAAATGCTCTTTTTATTGTGTGCTATTAGATGAAAAATGTATTCAACAAATTAACGGGAAAGAAAAACATTTTCAGGGTTCCGATAACTGTTCACATGTTGGATAAGAGGACTAATGCTGTCAAGATTATTGCTGAATATGGCCAAGAATATGGGAAGGAGAATCCAATTCGCGTATTGTATCATGGTTATGGACACTATGATGCGTTAAGGAGCTCTTTAGATGGTTCACAATTGAAGCTGTAAATTCTCCTCTTTATGAGCTATTTTTTCTCATGTCAAACCGCATGCCCTGaacaagtttattcttgttaaAATGTGTGCAACATCATATTACGTTTACCAATTTTGCAGGAATAAAAGTAGATGAAACAATCCTCGGAACCAATTGGTCCTCAATCTGTAGGTTGCATCAATCCAGCAGAAAAGATGGAAGCAATTGTAATGAAAATAGGGATTAGCTTCCTGGTGATTCGAATATCAGCTGAATAAATACTCCCAACTCCAGTTACTTGCTACAACTTTGTCATTAAACTTCAAATATAACTCCCttgaaatattcaatttatcaGAGAATTATACAGTTTGATCACTTGAATATAGCAGATCAATGAAGAGACTGGATTTTtctcatataatatttaatcgCGTATCTTGATTTAAAATGAAAGATACCCTCCGTATTATTCAACATCTTTCCATATTTCCCGAAGCAGCTGATATCTGACAACATTCCTCCCACCCTTTTCCTTCGGCATCAAGCTGAGTTTAGCTAAAGCAGAAGAAGCGAGGAAGCTATCAGGAATGATTGAAGTCAATGGTGAGTCGAGTTCATCCAACTCATCGTCACTGGCAAATGATTTCTTGAGTGTTGATAACCTGCTACTTTGAAGCACTTGGCTTCCAACTTCTCCCACGTAAGTTAACAAAGCTGCGGCGGGTGGTGAATATTTCGTGGGAGTTGCAATGCAAGGAAAGAATGTGACCATATCGTTATGACTGTCAGAAATATCCTGAATTGAGAAAAAATAGCAAGTTGAGAATAACTTGTACACCTCTAGAGAATGCACAAAACAATATATTGAACTATGAAATTTGATGGTATCACATGGGAGTATATGAGGCAGCACCAACCTCAGAATCTAGGGCAGCGACTATGTCGCGTGGCATCGGTTCAGGACAGAATTCATCCGGAATGAAATTGTTCAGAACCCTTTTGATTAGGGTTGGACCAAATGTCGGGCATACCTTCAGAGGAGGAAACCTTAGATGATTACAAACCAAAGATTGTATGCTATTTGGATTCACTAGAATCATGAAATGCATGTGGGTTTCACCTACATCCCATGCGGATCACGTGTGTGGGTGTGATCACTTGTAACACAGATAATATTATTCGATTTGATGGTGAGTCACCTCTTTTCGGGTGGAAGCATCAGCAAGCATTCCAAATGGCAGCATCATAAGATTACTTAACGCATGGAGGAGCTTGAAAGCCTTGAAAGATTTTGGTCTGTTGCCTTCAACAAGAATGTTAGTATCCTCATATGACTCATCTTCTATGTCGAAAAGATCCGTGAGCCATCTGGACCAGTTCCCGATCTACAATAAAtgcagaaaaaaaaacaaaattaagaattttaaactctacaTTGAAAGCAATCAGGCTCGGTCGAATcataaaaaattgtttaatatCAAACAATGAGGATCCGCAACCAACATCAGTTGGTTCCACACTTGACACTTACAGCATTTTTTAACTGTACACCAGCTCCAAAGCTTGATTTCCCAGCTGGAATTGGGAGGACTTTGGAATCACTTATGGGATCAGAAAAAGGATCAGTTGGCATTTCTTCAGCGGATTCACGTAGAATAGCATTGAACATTGCAACATCCAATCTATAAACTAACTGCTCCATTACCTAACAGAAAAATGCAATTCTGTCgtgtttgaattttaaatacgtttttataaaatttagacGACGAGCCCAATACACCCCTAGAAAACATGGTAGTAATTAATACGGGGAAGGTAATTCAACTGTATAAGTTGATCCAAGAACCCTTGCCCAAACTGTCGTGGGCTGGGAGACGCCCAACCCATGGCTCATCGTTGCGCGTGTAGAGCCCACCTGGGGTTGGACATTTCTTGGCAGCACAGATACATGGGTCCCACTCTAGTACCACTTTGACATGTGCCTAATCCACCCCTAGAAAACTAGTTACTATTGGTGAAGGATATCCCTGTATACATTCACAAGTCGACTGGGGATGGTAGTGTTGCACAAGGTTGTTTATAAAACGTACCATTCTAACCAGCACAGACAAGCAGCCACATTCATGCCCCCCAGCCCGAATCGGACAAAGCCTTTCACATGCATCTTCGAATGCTTTCTTCCATAACTCGATAGCCAAGATTCCCTGTTCATGATTACCTATATTATTTCTTCTTCCATTCGATTTCTTCATGCCTGAACTGTTGTTAGTTCTATCGCTACTTTTTGCTAGATTTGGCTGCATATGTGGGGTAAAAGTCTGCagcaaatgaaaataataataattcttaacttcaaaatctgaaataaacATGGAGCTTTCAGTTGTTTTTAACATATTGCAAATAGTGAGAGTAGTGGTGACCTGCCACCAAACTGACTCAACAATCCGAGAAAAGAGCCAAGATTCAACTTTTTCGAGTGCAATAATGAATGTCAAGACATCCTCAAAGTCATCAAATTCTTCAGTTGGTTTAGTATTCTCCTCATCCATGTGAGAAGAGTCTAGCTGTTTATTTGTTATTCTTCTAGCTGATTCAGATTCAGGGCCATCATGTTTTATTTGTGATACATTAGAATGTGGTAATTCAGCAGCAATTTGGCTGACAATGGCCCTCAACATAATTGAATTTGACAACCAGTATGTCAACCTGTAACATTTTTACAAATCTTGATATTATCAATATcatgatatatctttgagttctAACAGTTAAAAATTTGGTGGGATGAGTAGCATGAAAAAGGACAATGATAGGATGCCTGTTGGATAGGCATATAAAGAAATGTAATATTTTCTAAACAAACTTACCTTGGGACGTCGTTTCCGCATGCTTTAGAAACCAAAACCAAACCAGACACCACAGCTCTTGCAGCACTAGACCGCTTTGCTTGAGATCCTTCTCTGCAAATGTTACTGTAAAATCTTGAAAGTCGTCTAGCTGGGGCATGGACCTTATTTCCCGAACTGGCATGCTCAGCAACTACTGAATATAATCCAACCTCAACTGCTGCAGCTTCTTTCAGTTCTTCCTCAAGCATCTCAATTCTAGTTTTCCATTCATTTTTACTGTCAAAATGCTCACCTTTTTGTTCTTTTCCTTCAGTTTTTGAGCTATGTTTACCTTTCTTGTGATAGACATTATATATATCGAGGTCAGGTGCTTTTCCCCCAGCATAAAAGTCGGCCAGAAATCCGTTCCCTTTAGTTGTGCCGTGTATTTGGATGGATTTTACATGCTTCAACTGAGGTTTGTTACTGCTGGATGGAGGAACTAGTGGAGCTTTTCTATTTGGTGCAAGATTATCGCTTCTTGTTATCACCTGTCTTTTCGCATTATCATCTGATAATTTATCGAGTAACAGTAACTTATTCCCTGGAGAATGGCTTGTCCCTTCCGATATCTGTTCATCACATCGAATATCTTTTCGTAGCCTTTCACCAACATGTGAATCGTCGATCAGAACATTTTCACCAACATGTGAATCGTCGATCAGAACATCTTCTGGTTGCAATTCTTTATCTTGAGAAGAACTGCTTCTTCTATAATTATCAGCTTCAACCGCTTCAGAAGAAAATCTTTCGAAGGATTTGTCTTCAACATATTGCCGAGTGTTTCTGCTACTTTTATAGTTGCTGTTAGCAATAACTTCATGGGAACTGGGGTAAACACTTCCCCTCACAAAACTTGTTgcagtgttattgggcttggtATGCATCTCTCGAAAACTTATGGATGAGGGAGAGGATCTAATGGAGGGGGGAACAGAGTTCTTGACAGATGTCATGCTTCGCTCAGAAAACTTGGACAATGAAACCTGGTCATTTACATGGTTCCTATCATCAAATAATGAATCATTTGATGGAGGCCGTAAGTTCTTGTTTTGCTCTTTCAAAGAGTCGATTCCAGCATTTCCATATCCATTCTGCATTTTTAACTTCAAATAAGTACCACGAGGTACAAGTAAACACATTGAGTAGAAAGAATTATCAATACTATGCGGTAAGATAAGTAATGTAGCCTAAGTATAGATgtcaatataaattaaattttaagaaaacTTGCTTACCTTCTCATTATGAGACAGTGAAGTTGTTAGAGATCCGATGGTTGATGAACCAGGTGCCCTTGATGAATGTGAAGAAGCATCATCATCAGTAAAAGAGGCGATTTCTGAGCTATTGTCATCATATTCAAGGAAGCCCACTTTAGGCGAGGAATTAGAGCTATCCATTTCAACAGGGTCAAAACTAATAATTAAACCCGGTTGGACTGAAATACTTGAACTTTTCTTGAAGCTTAACGGGACATTTATATTTAATACATGATCCATTACTCCATAATCTGCAAGATTCAATGAAGCTGTCCCCAAGAGTTGTCCTTTAGCCTTATCCTTTCGAGGCTCGAATAAGCTAAACTCCAAATAATTCTTCTTAAACTTATCACCAGCTTTTTTGTCTTGGTGAAGAGTAATAGGAAGCACGAAAGACTCGTTAAATACGATATTGGATTCCCCAGCAACAGAGATAAATGAACCAGAATTTTGATCACCATTTTCCCACTGAATCAAAACGGTTTGAACAGATTTAAGAGACTCAGATGGTGGCCAAGGCCTAATCTCCTGTATTTGGACAATGTACTGAACTCTAACTGAAGCACCCCATTTGTGCTTCGATCTCAGTCCAAGAACCATAGCTAGAGCAAGATAATTAAGAGCTAAAGCTGGTCGGTTAATTCTGATCGACTACAACATgatgaggaaaaaaaattcatcataGAGAATTTAGGTAATAACACTCATGAATACAGTCTACAAATAAAGATCTTCTGAGATTTCTCGGTATAATGAGATTTTGCAATTTTCATCTATACACTAACACTTGAAAATAATTCAGGAATAAGATGATGTTCGCAACTATCTCTAAAGATCCACAAACACTCAGAAAACTATGGCCCACTCAGGGATTTGGTGCAACAGATTAATTTATGATGGAagctcaaaataaataaatagacaatatgcatgcaatttgaaaatttcgcaTTCCAGTGGATTGCCTTCGGTTTCCCTGTCGAGACTCACGGATACATCCTCAAAAAAATGCAGTAAAAACTTAACCAATCAAGCAGACCAAACAAAAAGAGAAGAACGATCAAGCTAAAATGGCCACATTTGCAAACTACCCAAATAAAGAACCATATTACTGTAAAAGAATCACCATTTTAATTTCAGGATCCAGTAAAATATtccaaaaaaagaaacaaaccaTCATAGGACCAATCAATAATTTAGCATCCAGCTATCAAATGCCACAACACAGAAATGGTAAAAATACACAGAAGATCACAGTTGCGTCCATAATTATCAATGAAAAACAACTACACTGAGCTAACTAAGAGAAACAAGAAACAGACAGAGAGAAAAAAGGCAGTCTTTTACCAGAAGATTGAAGAACAAAAGAGACTTATGCTTCTTGCAATGCCTTTTGAATAACCGATTTTGTTTATTTCCGCAGATGGGATTCCTTGTTTGTTTGAGGAGAAAGTAAAAGAAGGCGTAAGAAAGTCCAAAAGATTGAAAATTCAGAAGAGGTGGAGGAAGAAGAATTTTGCGTTCG
The DNA window shown above is from Primulina huaijiensis isolate GDHJ02 chromosome 12, ASM1229523v2, whole genome shotgun sequence and carries:
- the LOC140989597 gene encoding uncharacterized protein isoform X4, with protein sequence MVLGLRSKHKWGASVRVQYIVQIQEIRPWPPSESLKSVQTVLIQWENGDQNSGSFISVAGESNIVFNESFVLPITLHQDKKAGDKFKKNYLEFSLFEPRKDKAKGQLLGTASLNLADYGVMDHVLNINVPLSFKKSSSISVQPGLIISFDPVEMDSSNSSPKVGFLEYDDNSSEIASFTDDDASSHSSRAPGSSTIGSLTTSLSHNEKNGYGNAGIDSLKEQNKNLRPPSNDSLFDDRNHVNDQVSLSKFSERSMTSVKNSVPPSIRSSPSSISFREMHTKPNNTATSFVRGSVYPSSHEVIANSNYKSSRNTRQYVEDKSFERFSSEAVEADNYRRSSSSQDKELQPEDVLIDDSHVGENVLIDDSHVGERLRKDIRCDEQISEGTSHSPGNKLLLLDKLSDDNAKRQVITRSDNLAPNRKAPLVPPSSSNKPQLKHVKSIQIHGTTKGNGFLADFYAGGKAPDLDIYNVYHKKGKHSSKTEGKEQKGEHFDSKNEWKTRIEMLEEELKEAAAVEVGLYSVVAEHASSGNKVHAPARRLSRFYSNICREGSQAKRSSAARAVVSGLVLVSKACGNDVPRLTYWLSNSIMLRAIVSQIAAELPHSNVSQIKHDGPESESARRITNKQLDSSHMDEENTKPTEEFDDFEDVLTFIIALEKVESWLFSRIVESVWWQTFTPHMQPNLAKSSDRTNNSSGMKKQGILAIELWKKAFEDACERLCPIRAGGHECGCLSVLVRMIGNWSRWLTDLFDIEDESYEDTNILVEGNRPKSFKAFKLLHALSNLMMLPFGMLADASTRKEVCPTFGPTLIKRVLNNFIPDEFCPEPMPRDIVAALDSEDISDSHNDMVTFFPCIATPTKYSPPAAALLTYVGEVGSQVLQSSRLSTLKKSFASDDELDELDSPLTSIIPDSFLASSALAKLSLMPKEKGGRNVVRYQLLREIWKDVE
- the LOC140989597 gene encoding uncharacterized protein isoform X2 translates to MVLGLRSKHKWGASVRVQYIVQIQEIRPWPPSESLKSVQTVLIQWENGDQNSGSFISVAGESNIVFNESFVLPITLHQDKKAGDKFKKNYLEFSLFEPRKDKAKGQLLGTASLNLADYGVMDHVLNINVPLSFKKSSSISVQPGLIISFDPVEMDSSNSSPKVGFLEYDDNSSEIASFTDDDASSHSSRAPGSSTIGSLTTSLSHNEKNGYGNAGIDSLKEQNKNLRPPSNDSLFDDRNHVNDQVSLSKFSERSMTSVKNSVPPSIRSSPSSISFREMHTKPNNTATSFVRGSVYPSSHEVIANSNYKSSRNTRQYVEDKSFERFSSEAVEADNYRRSSSSQDKELQPEDVLIDDSHVGENVLIDDSHVGERLRKDIRCDEQISEGTSHSPGNKLLLLDKLSDDNAKRQVITRSDNLAPNRKAPLVPPSSSNKPQLKHVKSIQIHGTTKGNGFLADFYAGGKAPDLDIYNVYHKKGKHSSKTEGKEQKGEHFDSKNEWKTRIEMLEEELKEAAAVEVGLYSVVAEHASSGNKVHAPARRLSRFYSNICREGSQAKRSSAARAVVSGLVLVSKACGNDVPRLTYWLSNSIMLRAIVSQIAAELPHSNVSQIKHDGPESESARRITNKQLDSSHMDEENTKPTEEFDDFEDVLTFIIALEKVESWLFSRIVESVWWQTFTPHMQPNLAKSSDRTNNSSGMKKQGILAIELWKKAFEDACERLCPIRAGGHECGCLSVLVRMVMEQLVYRLDVAMFNAILRESAEEMPTDPFSDPISDSKVLPIPAGKSSFGAGVQLKNAIGNWSRWLTDLFDIEDESYEDTNILVEGNRPKSFKAFKLLHALSNLMMLPFGMLADASTRKEVCPTFGPTLIKRVLNNFIPDEFCPEPMPRDIVAALDSEDISDSHNDMVTFFPCIATPTKYSPPAAALLTYVGEVGSQVLQSSRLSTLKKSFASDDELDELDSPLTSIIPDSFLASSALAKLSLMPKEKGGRNVVRYQLLREIWKDVE